In Drosophila bipectinata strain 14024-0381.07 unplaced genomic scaffold, DbipHiC1v2 scaffold_165, whole genome shotgun sequence, the genomic stretch GTCGTTTCTGATGAACATTTTGAATAGCAGACCTGAAAACCCTGCTCGAATAAAAGTACTAAAAACTGATCCaacaccaactttggtataagtggaagtgaagtgaattttaaagtaataatgccgccgaaaaccagtggaaaggcagccaagaaggctggcaaagctcagaaaaatataaccaagaacgataagaagaagaagcgcaaGAGGAAGGAAAGCTATGCCATCTACATCTACAAGGTTCTGAAGCAGGTCCACCCTGACACTGGAATTTCGTCTAAAGCTATGAGTATAATGAACAGCTTCGTGAACGATATCTTTGAGCGTATTGCTGCTGAGGCATCGCGTCTGGCGCATTACAACAAGCGCTCGACCATCACCAGTCGGGAAATCCAAACGGCTGTTCGCCTTCTCCTGCCTGGAGAGTTGGCCAAGCACGCCGTCAGTGAAGGAACCAAGGCTGTCACCAAGTATACAAGCTCCAAGTAGATTTCTCGCTTGATGGGCAGAATGATCGAAAAAAGGCCCTTTTCAGGGCCACAACATTATTTCATCAAAGACacccatttttcaataaaagtaaataaattaattgtttgaaatcgtttttgtaagaaactgaaatttaatttatgttgttttagtattaatatactatattataaataGCCAATTCGCGATCGCtattttaaatccaattaggatggatgaaatttatatttatactgtattagcatttatataatatattatattcttatattaatacaattttcaaaattacgattgctattttgaatccaattaggatTAAGATACTCTTCTAAAATGTCAAGCTAagcaaaattgatattttttctctttaaaaaatgtattgtagccctgaaaagggcttgtttaatgtaattttagatatcgaaatctaaaattgcgattgcgaaactgtacaaatataatgcacattatcacaatttattttttcgctgccGTGGTCTTAGCTTTCGGCTTCTTTGCGGTAGTAGgagctggtgctttctttaccGTCTTCTTGGGCTTAGCGGATGCAGCTGGTTTAGCCTTTGGGGCTTTAGCTGCCTTTGGTTTCGCCGATGATGGCTTCACTTTTGTTGCTACTGTTTTAGCCTTAACGGTACCAGACTTCTTAGCGTCCTTTGCCTTGGCCTTCTCGGGTTTCTTCTTTTCAGCTGTCTTCTTGGTAGCCAcggcttttttagttttcggcTTCTTGTCGGCAGCTCCCGCGGCCTTCTTAGTCGTGGCTCCGGTCTTCTTGGTCGATACCTTcttgcttttagtttttttctcaACAGAAGAAGGCTTCGGCTTGGGCTCCTTTTTGGCTGAAGCCGATAATTTAAAGGAACCAGAAGCACCCTTTCCCTTCGTCTGGATCAGCTTACCATTGGCCACAGCAGACTTCAGGTACTTCTTGATGAAAGGAGCCAGTTTCTGAGCATCGCACTTGTATGTGGCAGTGATGTACTTCTTGATTGCTAGAAGCGAGGAGCCCCCACGCTCCTTCAAATTCTTAATTGAAGCGTCTACCATTTGTTGAGTTGGCGGATGCGATGGTGGTGCTGCGGTCTTCTTCGCTTTTGTGGCAGCAGATCCAGTTGCCTTTTTGGCTGCTACTTTCTTCTCAGCCGGCGCCGGTGGAGCTGCCACAGGAGACGCGGATGTAGCTACTGCTGAATCAgacattctttaaatttttattcacaaaaataaactttttttatgcaaaaaatagCCCGCGAACCCACATCCAAAGTCCCTTGTTcggatgagaatcgaggaggagagcAGTTTGACTATGTGTTTGGCACAGTTCATTTGTGttacaaatgttttttcaaagggtgtaattatttttcattattttgttcttatgataataaaattaatgtttgttttaattgcgtttgaatcttaaatattcaaaatttgaggAAAACCTTTCTCAGTTGCCGTATATAGATtcgatacttttttttgggtaccCGAAAGTGCACGTTTACgttaatatcttaaatattttgcattaaaacgtcattaaaaatataaaattgttgtattttttgttaatttactactgaaagtcttaaattgaactttcaactaccagctatgcaaaacgtaactatatttttatgaagtatTCATGCTTAAATATAGCTTTTAAAATGACCCTTTCCTGGATAAAATGTGaactttcatttgacattaagaaactgttttcgtactaaaaaatattatttttctaaaataatgtaaattaaaatgtttaatattagaATAAATCTTATCTATTTCCCATTCTGCATatcttaaaaattctaaattcaTTTTCGTCTCAAAAATGGATTGTATATTTTCCACTGGTAGCTCGAAGGTATACGTTGAGGCTAGTAATTTATATTCTGAATGTGTTCATATTACCAATAAACTTTTCTTACTTAACTTTTAGTTACCATATTAAaacgcaaaaaataaactacaatttGTTCTTGGGactaatgaattttatttgacaatatatacacaatttactatattatttaataatatacaacttataaattagtttccaatagacaatatgtatattaaaaaaaaaatgaaatgtaattcaacttttttataACAAGACCCTTCGACCCTTTGCCGCTTTtgtaaaaatcataataacattatttataaattattaataaatgattattttgatGATCCGCTGCTCACACAAGACCAGACATATTTTTGGTTcttcatatatgtatcttccaaataatgacaacagtgtatttcaatgtttattttgtaaacaattccttatttataaaaaaaaacatgcttTTAAATGCttggatttattttagttataatatatatcctagcgttcgaaaaaaaaatatttaaacctaacctattttaaccttttaaacctaaaaataagttctgtaaaatcaaaatagtTATTCAAATCTCAgttaaaaaaagctttgtggtcctgaaaaggaccgattttttagtttaaatttaagggCTGCCAATTGACAATTGTTCAATTTAAGCGCGCTCTCCACGGATACGACGGGCCAGCTGGATGTCTTTGGGCATAATAGTAACACGCTTAGCATGGATGGCGCACAAATTGGTATCTTCAAACAGACCAACCAGATAGGCTTCGCTAGCTTCCTGCAAAGCCATCACAGCAGAGCTCTGGAAGCGCAAATCTGTCTTGAAATCCTGAGCTATTTCACGCACCAACCGCTGGAATGGCAGTTTACGGATCAACAGCTCAGTACTCTTCTGGTAGCGACGGATCTCACGGAGAGCCACAGTTCCGGGGCGATAGCGATGGGGCTTCTTTACTCCTCCGGTGGCTGGCGCACTTTTACGTGCGGCCTTTGTAGCCAGTTGTTTGCGTGGGGCCTTGCCACCAGTCGATTTACGAGCAGTCTGCTTTGTACGagccatttcaatttccaaattcactgtTCTCTTCGCGCCTCTAATAACACAATAAACGTGCTGCCCGTTTCGCTACCTCTTTATATACCAGAAACGCCGAGGGTTGAAAAGAGGGAGATAGAACGACCTGCCATTTCGTCTATTGGGTTTACGAAGAGCGGGAAAAGCATATCGCTCCGAACTCTTCGAATTCTCGTTGAATCGGTATAAAGAGCGGTGGCTCCTTCCGCGTTAAGTTAGTTCTTCAGTGACTATCGTGCAGTGTCGTatcgttaataaacaaaactgaaaaatgacTGGACGCGGTAAAGGTGGCAAAGGTCTGGGAAAAGGTGGCGCTAAGCGTCATCGCAAAGTCTTGCGTGATAACATCCAGGGTATTACGAAGCCAGCTATCCGTCGTTTGGCTCGTCGTGGCGGTGTGAAGCGCATCTCTGGTCTTATCTACGAGGAAACTCGTGGAGTTCTAAAAGTGTTTTTGGAGAACGTAATTCGCGATGCTGTCACCTACACCGAACACGCCAAAAGGAAGACCGTGACGGCCATGGATGTTGTTTATGCCCTGAAGAGACAAGGACGCACTCTATACGGCTTTGgcggttaaaattatttttgtacagCCTGTACTTAACTATGTATACAATCGGTCCTTTTCAGGACCACAATTTGTTTTAAcagaaaaagagaaataaattttaaataatacctaCATATCTTAGCCTATTAGACAATAAATATATCTAATTATTCAGCACGCTTAAGGCATGCGGCACCCACCAGTGGACTGAAGTCTACACttatagtaaaatatatattgtagtttatacaattcgttaatatatgtgtattatacaatcaataaaaacgCACAATATGACTTAAatctaaaagttttattttaaaaagagaaagaaactaCTAGAAAagaagcttcatatatatatttttttcaatcacacttcacgcaaataataaatacgaaattcttgaattttatatgtaagtggaatttcaacttttatttctatcatagatacataatgtatccacaaacatacatttttctccaataaatctgtttagaatatttttttgttgtttaaactATTGTCTTGGCCTAATATTTCtaatgaaaatttgcattcttCTTAAATGGTTTGGTCGTCCTGAAAAGGACGTTTGGGTTTATATATGAGTTTATGTACAAGCAGGTAAGATACAGGACCGCAATTAAATCTTTAAGCCTTCTTCTCGGTCTTCTTTGGCAACAGGACAGCCTGGATGTTGGGCAGAACGCCACCCTGAGCAATGGTGACACCAGAGAGCAGCTTGTTCAACTCCTCGTCATTGCGAATGGCCAACTGCAGATGACGGGGAATGATCCTAGTCTTCTTGTTGTCACGGGCAGCATTGCCAGCTAACTCGAGAACTTCAGCTGCCAGGTATTCCATAACGGCAGCCAGATAAACAGGAGCGCCGGCACCAACGCGTTCAGCATAGTTGCCTTTGCGGAGCAGACGGTGAATACGTCCAACGGGAAACTGAAGACCAGCACGATTCGATCGGGACTTTGCCTTTCCCTTCACTTTTCCACCCTTGCCACGgccagacatatttttttacttcacGTTTATTCACTTCACACACGAATATTGAACACAACTTCGGAACACCAATTTATACCTATGCGTTTGCCTTTGCGTTCCGTTGGGGGTAGGTCGTTTCTGATGAACATTTTGAATAGCAGACCTGAAAACCCTGCTCGAATAAAAGTACTAAAAACTGATCCaa encodes the following:
- the LOC122321171 gene encoding histone H1-like → MSDSAVATSASPVAAPPAPAEKKVAAKKATGSAATKAKKTAAPPSHPPTQQMVDASIKNLKERGGSSLLAIKKYITATYKCDAQKLAPFIKKYLKSAVANGKLIQTKGKGASGSFKLSASAKKEPKPKPSSVEKKTKSKKVSTKKTGATTKKAAGAADKKPKTKKAVATKKTAEKKKPEKAKAKDAKKSGTVKAKTVATKVKPSSAKPKAAKAPKAKPAASAKPKKTVKKAPAPTTAKKPKAKTTAAKK
- the LOC138927079 gene encoding histone H2A encodes the protein MSGRGKGGKVKGKAKSRSNRAGLQFPVGRIHRLLRKGNYAERVGAGAPVYLAAVMEYLAAEVLELAGNAARDNKKTRIIPRHLQLAIRNDEELNKLLSGVTIAQGGVLPNIQAVLLPKKTEKKA
- the LOC122321176 gene encoding histone H3, whose amino-acid sequence is MARTKQTARKSTGGKAPRKQLATKAARKSAPATGGVKKPHRYRPGTVALREIRRYQKSTELLIRKLPFQRLVREIAQDFKTDLRFQSSAVMALQEASEAYLVGLFEDTNLCAIHAKRVTIMPKDIQLARRIRGERA
- the LOC122321188 gene encoding histone H2B, yielding MPPKTSGKAAKKAGKAQKNITKNDKKKKRKRKESYAIYIYKVLKQVHPDTGISSKAMSIMNSFVNDIFERIAAEASRLAHYNKRSTITSREIQTAVRLLLPGELAKHAVSEGTKAVTKYTSSK
- the LOC138927065 gene encoding histone H4 produces the protein MTGRGKGGKGLGKGGAKRHRKVLRDNIQGITKPAIRRLARRGGVKRISGLIYEETRGVLKVFLENVIRDAVTYTEHAKRKTVTAMDVVYALKRQGRTLYGFGG